In Caloranaerobacter sp. TR13, a single window of DNA contains:
- a CDS encoding acyl-CoA dehydratase activase: MKEYYLGVDVGSVSTNIVIIDENNDVIVKKYIRTKGRPIKAIQSGLKEIKEEIGEIEIKGVGTTGSGRYLSSILIGADIVKNEITAHAVAALNFVPDVKTILEIGGQDSKIIILRDGIVTDFAMNTVCAAGTGSFLDRQAARLGIDIKEFGELALKSNNPIRIAGRCAVFAESDMIHKQQLGHNQEDIINGLCEALVRNYLSNVGKGKEILAPVVFQGGVAANVGIKRAFERALDMEVYVPNHYDVMGAIGSAILAREEVKSKEVSKFKGFEVADTDYKVKGFECNDCANMCEVIQILAEDKVIARWGDKCGKWTNLSDINLQRLA, from the coding sequence TTGAAAGAGTATTATCTAGGAGTTGATGTAGGTTCTGTAAGTACAAATATTGTTATTATAGATGAAAATAATGATGTTATAGTAAAAAAATATATAAGAACTAAAGGAAGACCAATAAAAGCTATTCAGTCTGGTTTAAAAGAAATAAAAGAAGAAATTGGTGAAATAGAAATAAAGGGTGTAGGTACAACCGGGAGCGGAAGGTATTTATCAAGCATATTAATAGGTGCTGATATTGTGAAAAATGAAATTACAGCGCATGCAGTAGCAGCATTAAATTTTGTACCTGATGTGAAAACAATATTGGAGATAGGAGGACAGGATTCTAAAATAATTATTTTGAGAGATGGTATAGTAACTGATTTTGCTATGAATACAGTATGTGCAGCTGGTACTGGTTCATTTTTGGATAGGCAAGCTGCTAGACTGGGAATAGATATAAAAGAATTTGGTGAACTAGCTTTGAAATCAAATAACCCTATTAGAATTGCTGGAAGATGTGCAGTATTTGCAGAATCAGATATGATCCATAAGCAGCAATTAGGACATAATCAAGAAGATATTATAAATGGTTTATGTGAGGCTTTAGTAAGAAATTATCTAAGCAATGTAGGGAAAGGTAAGGAAATACTTGCTCCAGTTGTATTTCAAGGAGGAGTAGCAGCAAATGTAGGAATAAAAAGGGCTTTTGAAAGAGCTCTTGATATGGAAGTATATGTACCAAATCATTATGATGTAATGGGGGCGATTGGATCGGCAATATTGGCTAGGGAAGAAGTCAAGTCCAAAGAAGTATCAAAGTTTAAAGGGTTTGAAGTTGCTGATACTGACTATAAAGTTAAAGGGTTTGAATGTAACGATTGTGCGAATATGTGTGAAGTTATTCAAATATTGGCTGAAGATAAAGTGATAGCTAGATGGGGAGATAAATGTGGAAAATGGACGAATCTATCAGATATTAATTTACAGAGATTAGCGTAA
- a CDS encoding S-layer homology domain-containing protein: MKKIKATLFILIITLFFVNYNVVMAETFYLDVFGHWAEYTILWATNEANLFNGYPDGTFRPDDSITRAEFITILYRAAIQKKIISNNNINEEKNGYDVAKESIDNTNTNNQVDESKIVLADDNVDNTNNIAKENNKYTLQYDDLDSNFWAYKEILSIAEFIDKYSIGMKFKDIFPGNKFEPNKYITREEATILSSFFTTLPIDENTKEFKDIDQNYKYFDIIKNLVNNGIIKGYEDSTFRPYRNITRAESATLIKRIYYDMDYLSGKYLDNIQFVDYTLEDNFSLFGDYYNRELDEQDILYKKAVSTLEYINLMGYIPFEEQHLYLKDPIKALRDLKEADYFNIVGINYYLIKFDNISNDEKENLIVELLDNYQLRDDIDDIESLLIFKECLNYNIEIDKLVSSLDKWYAAAEENITKLNIQFIKSKVYVNNNDYEKAIEIYEQDLPKDDIDILKCFIMNKAYLQYKMNEFENAESILRDGWEVVKTNRHYLSNKNMYDKEFIGAIKKLLMSQSEYYSKIIQQ; this comes from the coding sequence ATGAAGAAAATCAAAGCGACTTTATTTATACTGATTATAACTTTATTTTTTGTAAATTATAATGTTGTAATGGCTGAAACTTTCTATTTAGATGTTTTTGGTCACTGGGCAGAATATACGATATTATGGGCGACCAATGAAGCCAACCTTTTTAATGGTTATCCTGATGGTACTTTCAGACCAGATGATAGTATTACTAGAGCTGAATTTATTACTATACTATATAGAGCAGCAATACAAAAGAAAATAATTAGTAATAATAATATAAATGAAGAGAAAAATGGATATGATGTAGCAAAAGAAAGTATTGATAATACAAATACTAACAATCAAGTTGATGAAAGTAAAATCGTTTTAGCGGATGATAATGTTGATAACACCAATAATATTGCTAAAGAAAATAATAAATATACTTTACAATATGATGACTTAGATAGCAATTTCTGGGCTTACAAAGAGATTTTATCAATAGCAGAGTTTATTGATAAATATAGTATTGGTATGAAATTTAAAGATATTTTCCCTGGAAATAAATTTGAGCCTAATAAATATATCACTAGGGAAGAAGCTACAATTTTATCTAGTTTTTTTACTACATTACCAATAGATGAAAATACTAAGGAATTTAAGGATATTGATCAAAATTATAAATACTTTGATATAATTAAAAACTTAGTAAATAATGGTATAATTAAAGGTTATGAAGATAGTACATTTAGGCCTTATAGGAACATAACAAGGGCTGAGTCAGCAACTTTAATTAAGAGAATATATTATGATATGGATTATTTAAGTGGAAAATATTTAGATAATATACAATTTGTTGATTATACTTTGGAAGATAATTTTAGTTTGTTCGGGGATTATTATAATAGAGAATTAGATGAGCAAGATATTTTGTATAAAAAAGCTGTTTCAACGTTAGAATATATTAATTTAATGGGTTATATACCTTTTGAGGAGCAGCATTTGTATCTTAAAGATCCAATTAAGGCACTTAGAGACCTTAAAGAAGCAGATTACTTTAATATTGTTGGAATTAATTATTATTTGATTAAGTTTGATAATATAAGTAATGATGAGAAGGAAAATTTAATTGTTGAGCTTTTAGATAACTATCAATTAAGAGATGATATTGATGATATTGAATCTTTATTAATATTTAAAGAATGTTTGAATTATAATATTGAAATTGATAAATTGGTAAGCAGTTTAGATAAGTGGTATGCTGCTGCAGAAGAAAATATAACTAAGTTAAATATACAATTCATAAAATCAAAAGTATATGTTAATAACAATGATTATGAAAAGGCAATAGAAATATACGAACAAGATTTACCAAAGGATGATATAGATATTTTAAAATGTTTCATAATGAATAAAGCTTATTTACAATATAAAATGAATGAATTTGAGAATGCAGAGTCTATTTTAAGAGACGGTTGGGAAGTTGTGAAGACAAATAGACATTATCTTTCAAATAAGAATATGTATGATAAGGAGTTTATTGGAGCAATTAAGAAGCTTCTTATGTCTCAGTCTGAATACTATTCTAAAATAATTCAGCAATAG
- a CDS encoding acyl-CoA dehydratase activase-related protein, which yields MKITFPHMGNTYIAVKAMLEDLGLEVIVPPKCSKRTLELGTKYSPESICLPLKINIGNYIESIERGADTILITGSCGPCRFGFYSVIEKEILKDLGYDIDIIVFDPPDGNYKEFINRITKAVNTNNPIKILKSFNRGRIILKEVDRLFQFSNKKRAYAVNSYEVDKIMQKFSEGVLKVKGVIETKKLIKRIFKELEKIEVDNTKRPLKVGIVGEIYTVIEPYVNLDIERKLGHMGVLVDKFLTPSRWVEHNLTLGHLGLSEERKAWKAAKPYIRTLVGGHGRETVGSAIMYAEKGYDGVIQLLPFTCMPEIVAETILKTVAKDYDIPILTLIVDELTGEAGYVTRLEAFVDLLKRRKEERKFERVLSRS from the coding sequence ATGAAAATAACATTTCCACACATGGGTAATACTTACATCGCAGTTAAAGCAATGCTTGAAGATTTAGGACTAGAAGTGATTGTACCACCAAAATGTAGCAAGCGTACACTTGAATTAGGTACCAAGTACTCACCAGAATCAATTTGTTTACCTTTAAAAATTAATATAGGTAATTATATTGAGAGTATAGAGAGAGGAGCAGATACAATATTAATAACTGGTAGTTGTGGTCCTTGTAGATTTGGGTTTTATTCAGTAATTGAAAAAGAGATTTTAAAAGATTTGGGCTATGATATAGATATTATAGTATTTGATCCTCCAGATGGTAATTATAAAGAATTTATAAATAGAATTACAAAAGCAGTAAATACCAATAATCCAATTAAAATATTAAAAAGTTTTAATAGGGGAAGAATTATACTAAAAGAAGTAGATAGATTATTTCAATTTTCAAATAAAAAACGTGCGTATGCTGTGAATAGTTATGAAGTAGATAAAATTATGCAAAAGTTTAGTGAAGGTGTTCTTAAAGTAAAAGGAGTCATAGAGACTAAAAAGTTGATAAAAAGAATTTTTAAAGAACTTGAAAAAATAGAGGTTGATAATACGAAACGTCCATTAAAAGTTGGAATAGTAGGCGAAATATATACTGTTATTGAGCCGTATGTTAATTTAGATATTGAGAGAAAACTTGGCCATATGGGAGTTTTGGTAGATAAGTTTTTAACTCCATCTAGATGGGTAGAGCATAATCTTACACTTGGTCATTTAGGGTTAAGTGAAGAAAGGAAGGCTTGGAAGGCAGCAAAGCCTTACATAAGAACTCTAGTTGGTGGGCATGGAAGAGAGACTGTTGGAAGTGCAATTATGTATGCAGAAAAAGGATATGATGGCGTTATACAACTTTTGCCATTTACTTGCATGCCAGAAATAGTAGCTGAAACAATACTTAAAACTGTTGCAAAGGATTATGATATTCCAATATTGACTTTAATAGTAGATGAGTTAACTGGGGAAGCAGGTTATGTTACAAGGCTAGAAGCGTTTGTTGATCTGTTAAAAAGAAGAAAGGAGGAAAGGAAATTTGAAAGAGTATTATCTAGGAGTTGA
- a CDS encoding NUDIX domain-containing protein, with the protein MFRVLTKALIRKGEEVLLLKRKDGSFGSGLWDIPGGKLEFGEFPRESLEREIFEETSLKVKVIRPLSISSGINETKTKQYITVVFLCDYQGGDIKLNDEHSEYEWVNMNKINDFEKIYYVNEAINELLAN; encoded by the coding sequence ATGTTTAGAGTACTTACCAAAGCACTTATCAGAAAAGGAGAAGAAGTCCTATTATTGAAACGAAAAGATGGTTCATTCGGAAGTGGATTATGGGATATTCCTGGAGGGAAATTAGAATTTGGAGAGTTTCCTAGAGAAAGCTTAGAAAGGGAAATCTTTGAGGAAACTTCGTTAAAGGTTAAAGTTATAAGACCATTAAGTATTAGTTCAGGTATTAATGAAACAAAAACTAAACAGTATATTACTGTAGTGTTTTTATGTGATTATCAAGGTGGAGATATTAAATTAAATGATGAACATAGTGAATATGAATGGGTTAATATGAATAAAATAAATGATTTTGAAAAGATTTATTATGTAAATGAAGCTATTAATGAGCTTTTAGCTAACTAA
- a CDS encoding nucleoside recognition domain-containing protein — protein MIFKEAVNGSINSIITIAKVIIPLMILMEILKDIKFLDKLSDLLKPVARFLGVSKNSIFPLLIGLIFGLAYGAGVIIKSAKEGQLKKKDLYLLMIFLVSCHSVFEDTLLFVAIGANGWLLLGFRLITAIILTIAVAKILDRLFKTQENTMKG, from the coding sequence TTGATATTTAAGGAAGCAGTTAATGGTAGTATTAATTCAATAATTACTATTGCTAAGGTAATAATACCTTTGATGATACTCATGGAGATATTGAAAGATATTAAATTTCTTGATAAGTTATCTGATTTATTGAAACCAGTAGCAAGATTTTTAGGAGTATCAAAAAATTCTATTTTTCCTTTGTTGATAGGTTTGATATTTGGTTTAGCATATGGGGCAGGTGTAATAATAAAATCTGCGAAAGAAGGTCAGTTAAAGAAAAAAGATTTGTATTTACTTATGATTTTTTTAGTTTCTTGTCATTCAGTTTTTGAAGATACTTTACTATTCGTAGCAATTGGTGCTAATGGATGGTTACTCTTAGGCTTTAGATTAATTACAGCTATAATTTTAACAATAGCAGTAGCTAAAATACTTGATAGGTTATTTAAAACTCAAGAAAATACGATGAAAGGTTGA
- a CDS encoding nucleoside recognition domain-containing protein, with protein MEKRAIGHIKNTLFNGLKSGLQTMFFLSKIIIAVYFIITFLKYTPIIDWIANLFSPFMNILGLPGEAAIVLVLGNVLNLYAALGAVSTLTLTAKQYTIIAVMLSFSHSLFMETAVAKKIGISALGVVLLRLTLAILSGIILNLVI; from the coding sequence ATGGAAAAAAGAGCTATAGGGCATATAAAAAATACTTTATTTAATGGTTTGAAAAGTGGTTTACAGACAATGTTTTTTCTTTCAAAAATCATTATAGCTGTTTATTTTATTATAACATTTCTTAAATACACACCTATTATAGATTGGATTGCTAATCTTTTTTCGCCTTTTATGAATATTTTGGGATTACCTGGAGAAGCAGCTATAGTATTAGTTTTAGGGAATGTATTAAATCTATATGCAGCTTTAGGTGCTGTATCTACTTTAACATTAACAGCTAAACAATATACAATAATAGCGGTAATGCTTTCTTTTTCTCACAGTCTATTTATGGAAACTGCTGTAGCAAAAAAAATCGGAATTAGTGCTTTAGGAGTAGTTTTGTTAAGATTGACTTTAGCTATATTATCTGGGATTATATTAAACTTGGTAATTTAG
- a CDS encoding acyl-CoA dehydratase activase-related protein gives MSCKVGIPQALLYYEYYPLWKEFFTELGAEIVLSSSTNKSILNAGVSSCVDEACLPVKVFHGHVEQLKNKVDYLFIPKFISVCKKEYLCPKLLGLPEMVKNSIDDLPTIIDVEINLIKSNSNLHKSVIEIGNYFTSNNKKIDLAFNKAINRFNEYKKLLANGVIPIEAIKVYNKYINSITTLKNSKYKILVLGHSYNLYDEFLSMKLIEKLQKDNMKVITPDTVSIDKINYYASKLPKRMFWSFGRKIVGAAFYLIEENAVDGIIYISSFGCGLDSVLIDLVYRKAKKFKVPFTLVTLDEHSGEAGVNTRLEAFVDMIIWRDSNENNISTHG, from the coding sequence ATGTCTTGTAAAGTTGGTATACCACAGGCATTACTTTACTATGAATATTATCCGTTATGGAAAGAGTTTTTTACTGAATTAGGAGCAGAAATAGTATTATCTTCAAGTACAAATAAATCTATATTAAATGCTGGAGTATCTAGTTGTGTTGATGAAGCATGTTTGCCTGTAAAAGTATTTCATGGTCATGTAGAGCAGCTTAAGAATAAAGTTGATTATTTGTTTATACCTAAGTTTATTAGTGTTTGCAAAAAAGAGTATTTATGCCCTAAATTATTAGGATTACCGGAAATGGTAAAGAATTCGATTGATGATTTACCAACAATAATAGATGTTGAGATTAATTTAATAAAATCAAATTCTAATTTACACAAGTCAGTAATAGAAATTGGTAATTATTTCACATCTAATAATAAAAAGATAGACTTAGCTTTTAATAAAGCTATTAATAGATTTAATGAATATAAAAAATTGTTAGCTAATGGAGTAATACCTATTGAAGCAATTAAAGTTTACAATAAATATATTAATAGCATTACAACGTTAAAAAATAGTAAATATAAAATTCTTGTTTTAGGGCATTCTTATAATTTATATGATGAATTTTTAAGCATGAAACTTATTGAAAAACTACAGAAAGATAATATGAAAGTGATAACTCCAGATACTGTAAGTATAGATAAGATAAATTATTATGCATCAAAATTACCTAAAAGAATGTTTTGGAGTTTTGGCAGAAAGATAGTAGGTGCTGCTTTTTATTTAATTGAGGAAAATGCAGTTGATGGGATAATATATATCTCTTCATTCGGTTGTGGCTTAGATTCTGTATTGATTGATTTGGTTTATAGAAAGGCAAAAAAATTTAAGGTTCCATTTACATTAGTAACTCTTGATGAGCATTCAGGAGAGGCTGGAGTTAACACAAGACTAGAGGCGTTTGTAGATATGATTATATGGAGGGACAGTAATGAAAATAACATTTCCACACATGGGTAA
- the glnA gene encoding type I glutamate--ammonia ligase, with amino-acid sequence MFEDISQVISFCEKEGIKIVDFKVVDLAGRWHHLSIPVERFDEKILEDGIGFDGSSYGFLSVEKSDMIFKPDIRTAFVDPFCEVPTLSMIADIYQITDKSERFQSDPRYIAEKAEKYLKETGIADENIIGPEFEFYVFDHISFINKSNHQEIYIDTEQAYWNNGNKDYQNLGYKVEFQKGYHVDLPKDVTNDLRSKITRQLEELGIPVKYHHHEVGGSGQVEIETQFGRLKEMADKTLILKYVVKNLAMQEGKTVTFMPKPLYGEAGSGMHVHMQLFKEGKPIFYDEKGYSGLSDIALYYIGGILRHASAILAFTNPSTNSYKRLVPGYEAPVSICFATANRSSVIRIPGYAKKPEKKRFEFRPSDATANPYLAFSALLLAGIDGIINKIDPVKEGYGPYDVNIFDLSEEQRKKIKSLPKSLDEAADALEKDHEFLLAGGVFTEELINDHIKRIREEAKKINIIPHPMEYRLYYDL; translated from the coding sequence ATGTTTGAAGATATTAGCCAGGTAATTAGTTTTTGCGAAAAAGAAGGGATAAAAATAGTTGACTTTAAAGTAGTAGATTTAGCAGGAAGATGGCATCATTTGTCGATACCAGTAGAAAGATTTGATGAAAAGATATTAGAAGATGGTATAGGTTTTGATGGGTCAAGCTATGGTTTTTTAAGCGTTGAAAAATCAGATATGATTTTCAAACCTGATATTAGGACAGCCTTTGTAGATCCTTTTTGTGAAGTACCAACATTAAGTATGATTGCTGATATATATCAAATTACAGATAAAAGCGAAAGATTTCAGTCAGATCCTAGATATATTGCCGAAAAGGCAGAAAAATACTTAAAAGAAACAGGAATTGCAGATGAAAATATTATTGGACCCGAATTTGAATTTTATGTATTTGATCATATATCATTTATTAACAAAAGTAATCATCAAGAGATATATATAGATACTGAACAAGCATATTGGAATAATGGCAATAAAGATTATCAAAATTTAGGATATAAAGTGGAGTTTCAAAAAGGTTATCATGTAGATTTACCAAAAGATGTTACTAATGATTTAAGGTCTAAAATCACTAGACAATTAGAAGAATTAGGTATACCAGTTAAATATCATCATCATGAGGTTGGAGGATCAGGCCAAGTAGAAATAGAAACTCAATTTGGTAGACTAAAAGAAATGGCAGACAAAACTTTGATTTTAAAATATGTTGTTAAGAATTTAGCTATGCAAGAAGGTAAGACTGTTACTTTTATGCCAAAACCTTTGTATGGAGAAGCTGGAAGTGGAATGCATGTACATATGCAACTTTTTAAAGAAGGTAAACCAATTTTCTATGATGAGAAAGGATATTCCGGATTAAGTGATATAGCTTTATATTATATTGGAGGTATTTTAAGACATGCTTCAGCAATACTTGCATTTACAAACCCTAGCACAAATTCTTATAAAAGGTTAGTTCCTGGATATGAAGCACCTGTTAGTATATGTTTTGCTACTGCGAATAGAAGTTCAGTAATAAGGATACCAGGTTATGCTAAAAAACCAGAGAAAAAGAGATTTGAATTTAGACCTTCAGATGCAACTGCTAATCCATATTTGGCTTTTTCTGCACTTTTATTAGCAGGTATTGATGGAATAATAAATAAAATAGACCCTGTAAAGGAAGGTTATGGACCTTATGATGTAAATATTTTTGATTTATCTGAGGAACAAAGAAAGAAAATTAAGAGCTTACCAAAATCATTAGATGAAGCAGCTGATGCATTAGAAAAAGATCATGAGTTTTTACTTGCAGGTGGTGTTTTTACTGAAGAGCTTATAAATGATCATATAAAAAGAATTAGAGAAGAAGCAAAGAAAATAAATATTATTCCTCATCCTATGGAATATAGGTTGTATTATGATTTATAA